Genomic segment of Gasterosteus aculeatus chromosome 4, fGasAcu3.hap1.1, whole genome shotgun sequence:
TAAAGGAAGAGCTTGCTTTCATCATTTCCATTTATATTATAATTACATTATACAGTTCCAAATTATACCAggttatttgtattttactaACCACCTAAAAGGTATTGGCCTGTGTATCATCTACGATTATAATAGACATCAATGATCACTTTTCTGCATTTTGACTCACTGCTGCCGTCCTTTCCTCAGATAGAGATTGGAACACTGCCCCCACCTGACTATCACTACCCTGTGCCCGAGGCCCCATATGAAGAACAagtagaagaggaggaagaggagcaggagttgCCTATAACCCCCCGGCTCATCCCTCAGGGTTCAGGGGGATCCGGGGATCTCATGGgcccaaacacacagaaaggtcTGAAACAGCACACACCCATAACCTTTGAGTCCCTCGCGTTCTCCCCGGGTTCAGGAGAGGGACATGCGCCTCCGCAGAGAACCGGCCGAAACAAAGATAGACTAATCTACTTTCTAAACGTGTCGTCTGCGTCTTCAGCAGTCACCTTTTCCATGTGCACGTGTTCCATTTAACTAGCTGTTAACGGTTAAATGTGTACTTTTCAATGACTGTGTCCATTTGTCTCCATTTGACTGCTTAACCCCATCGTCATTAATGGTCCATTTCATCTGTCTGTTTATTAATACCTAATCTTGTCTCTAACAAGAGGTGGAGCTGCATCTGACGCCCATTGACATCCTTCCCGTGCCCGGTGATTTTGGGGGCTCCGTAGGGTCCGGAACCTCGGGGGCTTCTGGGACTTCTGGGGCTTCTGGGTCAGGAGGCTCAGGGGACCTGCTGGTCTCCAGTGGCTCTGGGGGTTCCGGTGACAATATCCTGATCTCGGGAGCCTCCGAGGAGCTTGTGAGCTCTGGGGGTTCCGGTGACATTATCCTGATCTCGGGAGCCTCCGAGGAGCTCGTGAGCTCTGGGGGTTCCGGTGACAATATGCTGATCTCGGGAGCCTCCGAGGAGCTCGTGAGCTCTGGGGGTTCCGGTGACATTATCCTGATCTCGGGAGCCTCCGAGGAGCTCGTGAGCTCTGGGGGTTCCGGTGACATTATCCTGATCTCGGGAGCCTCCGAGGAGCTTGTGAGCTCTGGGGGTTCCGGTGACATTATCCTGATCTCCGGAGCCTCTGAGGAGCTTGTGAGCTCTGGGGGTTCCGGGGACAATATCCTGATCTCGGGAGCCTCCGAGGAGCTTGTGAGCTCTGGGGGTTCCGGTGACATTATCCTGATCTCCGGAGCCTCTGAAGAGCTTGTGagctctggaggatctggggaATTCTTGGTATCTGGGGATATCCTGATATCTGGGGATCTCTCGGGGTCCGGGGATATTTCTGGAGCCTCCGGGGACCTCGGCTCTGGGGTTTCCACTGAATTCCCGCTGGGCTCCGGAGAGTCTGGGGACCAGTCTGGTTCTGGGTTCTCTGGAGATCTCTTGACCTCAGGGACCTCCGGAAGCTCTGGGCTTTCTGGGGACTCTGGTGAGTCTGCTGACTCAGGGATAACATTGTTATCTGGAGGTTAGTACAGTGCCAACTACCATATCTCTTTATGTGTCTTACTATATGTTCATTTTGTCTTGAATTCCATTTAACTGCAGCGTTTTTCAAATGTAGTTAAATGTCGATCACGTTTTTGTTCAACGTTCTTCTGAGCTCACACCTCATCTGACTGTCTCATGTGCATGTGATTGATTGGTTAATGGGTTGATCGATTGTCCATCTCCACCCTTCCCTAATTTCGTGTCTCCTAACCCCAACACATTGGCTCTAACAAGAGGAGGAGCTGCCCCTCATTTCTGAGCCGACCCCTAGCGAGGCGTCAGGTGCTCCAGAGTTCTCAGGAGCTTCAGGAACCTCAGGGGCCTCTGGGGATCTCGGAGCCTCTGGAGAATTAGAGTTCTCTGGATCCCCTGGGGCATCAGGTGTCTCTGGCTCTGGAGAGAAAGAGGTCCCTGAGGTCACTCTTGTCCCTGACACTGAGAAAGGTCAGTATCTAATCTGGATTTGTGGGTAAAAAACTGTTACCTGGCTCATCACCCTCGCTTTGCCAGTTATAAACTTCTGACAGGTCACAAAACAAGTTGAAATTGATTTTTAATTCATAATGGTTTTATGAAACTTTTCCCAGGGGCTAGAAAAGCTTCGGGCTGTACAGGGGCTGAAAGATCATTTTTGGCCTACGTactgaataataaaaacaagtgaATATCCACCACCTTTGAGTACAATATCCAGTTACTTTAATGTATCCATGATGCGTGAT
This window contains:
- the epyc gene encoding epiphycan, whose translation is MRMLVRLVFGLFVLKAVVAGPRFSRQVDAYDNYDVDLDNLNLETYEYEDGLTIDDPQIEIGTLPPPDYHYPVPEAPYEEQVEEEEEEQELPITPRLIPQGSGGSGDLMGPNTQKEVELHLTPIDILPVPGDFGGSVGSGTSGASGTSGASGSGGSGDLLVSSGSGGSGDNILISGASEELVSSGGSGDIILISGASEELVSSGGSGDNMLISGASEELVSSGGSGDIILISGASEELVSSGGSGDIILISGASEELVSSGGSGDIILISGASEELVSSGGSGDNILISGASEELVSSGGSGDIILISGASEELVSSGGSGEFLVSGDILISGDLSGSGDISGASGDLGSGVSTEFPLGSGESGDQSGSGFSGDLLTSGTSGSSGLSGDSGESADSGITLLSGEEELPLISEPTPSEASGAPEFSGASGTSGASGDLGASGELEFSGSPGASGVSGSGEKEVPEVTLVPDTEKEEGLLPVTPETPQEGAGGVEESGSSGEPDKPEEPVIDRTGMPTCLLCTCLGGSVYCDDLKLDSVPPLPKDTTHFYARYNRITKINKSDFAFMNKLKRIDLTANEITSIDERAFLGLPELEELVIRENHISQLPALPETMSLIDASHNDIGSKGVHQEAFKDMTGLLYLYLTDNHIDYIPVPLPDSLRSLHLQRNNIQMMHGDTFCNLKDFNYIRNALEDIRLDGNPINLSRTPQAYVCLPRIPIGNLI